In Carya illinoinensis cultivar Pawnee chromosome 6, C.illinoinensisPawnee_v1, whole genome shotgun sequence, a single genomic region encodes these proteins:
- the LOC122312334 gene encoding probable L-type lectin-domain containing receptor kinase S.5 isoform X1, protein MGISNGSSIIAVAIILLISLLHPAYMQAQVPVVGRDHFSFENFDQTRDGQHLKFGGSAEIDLGAFQITPDSRNDLGRLRNKSGRAMFSRSFRLWSSNDTASFNSTFVINIYREANWTAGEGLAFLIAPDISRPEESYGQWLGLTSAATDGNRANQMVAIEFDTRKQEDINDPDDNHIGLNINSVRSIKTVTLDDHGIRLSPQIPANYTVWVQYNGASKLMEIFMAKEGVPKPEKPLLSEDINLKDYVRQESFFGFAASTGDDMNIQLNCVLKWDLKIDILPGKSDLTWLKIGAGIGVPVATLLILCGVLYVNKRKRSSRSSDKEYKGVFDTHLRWLPGMPREFKYKDIKKATNNFHESLKLGEGGFGIVYKGILNAKDHGIASEIAVKRFSRDDIKSKDDFLAELTIIHRLRHKHLVRLVGWCYAKGKLLLLYDFMPNGSLDEQLYEGSNQNTLNWECRSRILAGVASALHYLHNEYDQKVVHRDLKASNILLDSDYNARLGDFGLARALDNGRNSYAELGLAGVAGTLGYVAPECFHTGKATPESDVFGFGIVVLEVVCGRSPRIQINYNHHLYSLVDWVWTLHREGSILEAVDERLGKDYVVDEAKRFLLLGLACTHPIASERPQTQAIFQIIAGTMLTPHVPPFKPAFTWPSMGPSLSITESTTSTQTVSSKGFSHVIND, encoded by the exons ATGGGTATCTCAAACGGAAGTTCGATAATCGCCGTTGCCATTATTCTGCTGATCAGCCTTCTGCATCCAGCATACATGCAAGCTCAAGTACCAGTCGTGGGAAGGGATCATTTCTCGTTTGAAAACTTTGATCAGACGAGGGACGGCCAGCACTTGAAGTTTGGAGGCTCTGCAGAAATTGATTTAGGAGCCTTTCAGATAACTCCAGATTCAAGAAATGATTTGGGCAGACTCCGAAACAAGTCCGGCCGCGCTATGTTTTCACGATCTTTCAGGCTTTGGTCTTCCAATGATACAGCCTCCTTCAACTCGACTTTCGTCATAAATATTTACAGAGAAGCAAACTGGACTGCTGGGGAGGGCCTTGCTTTTCTCATAGCCCCCGATATATCTAGACCTGAAGAAAGTTACGGGCAATGGCTTGGGCTTACCAGCGCTGCAACCGATGGGAACCGTGCTAACCAGATGGTGGCCATAGAATTTGATACCAGAAAGCAAGAGGACATTAATGATCCAGATGACAATCATATTGGCCTTAACATCAACTCTGTTAGATCAATCAAGACCGTCACTCTCGATGATCATGGCATCAGATTATCTCCCCAAATTCCCGCTAATTACACCGTATGGGTGCAGTACAATGGCGCGTCCAAGCTGATGGAGATTTTCATGGCGAAAGAAGGGGTGCCCAAGCCTGAAAAACCTCTTCTCAGCGAGGACATAAACCTGAAAGACTACGTCAGACAAGAATCCTTCTTTGGGTTTGCTGCTTCTACAGGTGATGATATGAATATTCAGTTGAATTGCGTCTTGAAATGGGATCTAAAGATAGATATTCTGCCCGGGAAAAGTGATTTGACTTGGTTGAAGATAGGTGCTGGGATTGGAGTCCCGGTGGCGACATTGTTAATCCTGTGCGGTGTTCTGTACGTGAACAAGAGAAAGAGAAGCAGCCGTAGCAGTGATAAGGAGTACAAGGGCGTTTTCGATACGCACTTGAGATGGTTGCCTGGGATGCCCAGGGAATTCAAGTACAAAGATATAAAGAAGGCAACGAACAACTTCCATGAGAGTCTGAAGCTGGGTGAAGGTGGTTTTGGGATCGTTTACAAAGGGATTCTGAATGCCAAAGATCACGGTATTGCTAGTGAAATAGCTGTCAAGCGTTTCTCCAGAGACGACATCAAAAGCAAAGATGATTTCTTGGCTGAGCTCACCATTATTCACCGCCTTCGCCATAAACATCTCGTCCGCTTAGTTG GGTGGTGCTATGCCAAAGGAAAGTTACTCCTCTTGTACGACTTCATGCCAAATGGTAGCCTTGATGAACAGCTATACGAGGGTTCCAACCAGAACACTTTGAATTGGGAATGCCGATCCAGGATACTAGCCGGTGTGGCGTCAGCATTGCATTATCTGCACAACGAGTATGATCAGAAAGTGGTGCATCGTGACCTCAAAGCCAGCAACATTTTGCTAGACTCCGACTACAACGCTCGCCTGGGTGATTTTGGGCTTGCCCGAGCCTTGGATAATGGCCGGAATTCCTACGCAGAACTAGGATTAGCTGGAGTCGCAGGCACCTTGGGCTATGTTGCTCCAGAGTGCTTCCACACAGGGAAAGCCACGCCTGAATCTGATGTGTTTGGTTTTGGGATAGTGGTGCTTGAGGTCGTGTGTGGCAGAAGTCCTCGGATCCAAATCAATTACAACCACCATCTCTATTCCTTGGTCGATTGGGTTTGGACGTTACACCGCGAGGGCAGCATTCTTGAAGCTGTAGATGAGAGGCTTGGCAAAGACTATGTGGTTGATGAAGCTAAGAGGTTTTTACTTCTTGGGCTCGCATGCACACATCCCATTGCCAGTGAGAGGCCTCAAACGCAGGCCATATTCCAGATCATAGCCGGTACCATGCTCACTCCCCATGTACCTCCATTCAAACCTGCCTTCACATGGCCTTCCATGGGACCTTCCTTGAGCATCACTGAGAGTACGACTTCAACTCAAACAGTCTCTTCCAAAGGTTTTTCTCATGTGATTAATGATTAA
- the LOC122312337 gene encoding transcription termination factor MTERF6, chloroplastic/mitochondrial translates to MEICSSQRGSSIIWFFRDRGFDDKSIQEMFKKCKRLEAVQSENASQNWAYLKSIGIHERKLPSIVSKCPKILALGLHEKLVPMVECLSTLGPKPQEVAAAIAKFPHILSHSVEEKLCPLLAFFQALGVPEKQLGKMILLNPRLISYSIESKLTEIVDFLATLGLTRDGMIGKVLAKNPFIMGYSVDKRLRPTSDFLKSVGLTKHNLQSVAMNFPEVLCRDANKVLRPNFAYLKRCGFGDHQIAVLITGFPPILIKSIRNSLEPRIRFLVEVMGRQIDEVTDYPDFFRHGLKKRLQLRHKLLKEKNIACSLSEMLDCNQKKFLMKFGLFEGYA, encoded by the coding sequence ATGGAAATATGCAGCAGTCAACGTGGTAGTAGCATCATTTGGTTCTTCAGGGATAGAGGCTTTGATGATAAAAGTATTCAAGAGATGTTCAAAAAGTGCAAGCGCCTTGAGGCTGTGCAAAGTGAGAATGCCTCCCAGAACTGGGCTTACCTGAAAAGCATTGGCATTCATGAGAGAAAGCTCCCTTCTATTGTTTCAAAGTGTCCCAAGATACTTGCACTGGGTCTCCACGAGAAGCTTGTCCCCATGGTTGAGTGCCTCTCCACGCTCGGTCCAAAACCCCAAGAAGTTGCTGCTGCCATTGCCAAATTCCCCCACATACTCTCCCATAGTGTGGAAGAGAAGCTCTGTCCACTTTTGGCCTTCTTTCAGGCACTCGGTGTCCCTGAAAAGCAACTTGGCAAGATGATATTACTCAACCCGAGGCTCATCAGCTACAGCATCGAATCGAAGTTGACAGAGATAGTGGACTTTCTTGCTACTCTTGGCCTTACCAGAGATGGAATGATTGGCAAAGTTCTAGCAAAAAACCCCTTTATTATGGGTTATAGCGTTGACAAAAGGCTACGCCCTACTTCAGATTTTTTAAAATCGGTAGGTCTTACGAAGCACAATCTTCAATCAGTGGCAATGAACTTCCCTGAAGTTCTTTGTCGAGATGCGAACAAGGTACTGCGACCCAATTTTGCTTATTTAAAaagatgtggttttggagaTCACCAGATTGCAGTTTTGATAACTGGTTTTCCTCCCATTCTGATCAAGAGCATCAGGAATTCTTTAGAACCTCGAATCAGGTTTCTGGTGGAGGTAATGGGGAGACAGATTGATGAAGTCACTGATTATCCTGACTTCTTTCGGCATGGGTTGAAGAAGAGATTACAGCTGCGGCACAAACTTTTGAAGGAGAAGAATATAGCTTGTAGCTTGAGTGAAATGCTGGACTGTAATCAAAAGAAGTTCTTAATGAAGTTTGGTTTGTTTGAAGGGTATGCCTAA
- the LOC122312334 gene encoding probable L-type lectin-domain containing receptor kinase S.5 isoform X2, with protein MGISNGSSIIAVAIILLISLLHPAYMQAQVPVVGRDHFSFENFDQTRDGQHLKFGGSAEIDLGAFQITPDSRNDLGRLRNKSGRAMFSRSFRLWSSNDTASFNSTFVINIYREANWTAGEGLAFLIAPDISRPEESYGQWLGLTSAATDGNRANQMVAIEFDTRKQEDINDPDDNHIGLNINSVRSIKTVTLDDHGIRLSPQIPANYTVWVQYNGASKLMEIFMAKEGVPKPEKPLLSEDINLKDYVRQESFFGFAASTGDDMNIQLNCVLKWDLKIDILPGKSDLTWLKIGAGIGVPVATLLILCGVLYVNKRKRSSRSSDKEYKGVFDTHLRWLPGMPREFKYKDIKKATNNFHESLKLGEGGFGIVYKGILNAKDHGIASEIAVKRFSRDDIKSKDDFLAELTIIHRLRHKHLVRLVGWCYAKGKLLLLYDFMPNGSLDEQLYEGSNQNTLNWECRSRILAGVASALHYLHNEYDQKVVHRDLKASNILLDSDYNARLGDFGLARALDNGRNSYAELGLAGVAGTLGYVAPECFHTGKATPESDVFGFGIVVLEVVCGRSPRIQINYNHHLYSLVDWVWTLHREGSILEAVDERLGKDYVVDEAKRFLLLGLACTHPIASERPQTQAIFQIIAGTMLTPHVPPFKPAFTWPSMGPSLSITERRNTQRA; from the exons ATGGGTATCTCAAACGGAAGTTCGATAATCGCCGTTGCCATTATTCTGCTGATCAGCCTTCTGCATCCAGCATACATGCAAGCTCAAGTACCAGTCGTGGGAAGGGATCATTTCTCGTTTGAAAACTTTGATCAGACGAGGGACGGCCAGCACTTGAAGTTTGGAGGCTCTGCAGAAATTGATTTAGGAGCCTTTCAGATAACTCCAGATTCAAGAAATGATTTGGGCAGACTCCGAAACAAGTCCGGCCGCGCTATGTTTTCACGATCTTTCAGGCTTTGGTCTTCCAATGATACAGCCTCCTTCAACTCGACTTTCGTCATAAATATTTACAGAGAAGCAAACTGGACTGCTGGGGAGGGCCTTGCTTTTCTCATAGCCCCCGATATATCTAGACCTGAAGAAAGTTACGGGCAATGGCTTGGGCTTACCAGCGCTGCAACCGATGGGAACCGTGCTAACCAGATGGTGGCCATAGAATTTGATACCAGAAAGCAAGAGGACATTAATGATCCAGATGACAATCATATTGGCCTTAACATCAACTCTGTTAGATCAATCAAGACCGTCACTCTCGATGATCATGGCATCAGATTATCTCCCCAAATTCCCGCTAATTACACCGTATGGGTGCAGTACAATGGCGCGTCCAAGCTGATGGAGATTTTCATGGCGAAAGAAGGGGTGCCCAAGCCTGAAAAACCTCTTCTCAGCGAGGACATAAACCTGAAAGACTACGTCAGACAAGAATCCTTCTTTGGGTTTGCTGCTTCTACAGGTGATGATATGAATATTCAGTTGAATTGCGTCTTGAAATGGGATCTAAAGATAGATATTCTGCCCGGGAAAAGTGATTTGACTTGGTTGAAGATAGGTGCTGGGATTGGAGTCCCGGTGGCGACATTGTTAATCCTGTGCGGTGTTCTGTACGTGAACAAGAGAAAGAGAAGCAGCCGTAGCAGTGATAAGGAGTACAAGGGCGTTTTCGATACGCACTTGAGATGGTTGCCTGGGATGCCCAGGGAATTCAAGTACAAAGATATAAAGAAGGCAACGAACAACTTCCATGAGAGTCTGAAGCTGGGTGAAGGTGGTTTTGGGATCGTTTACAAAGGGATTCTGAATGCCAAAGATCACGGTATTGCTAGTGAAATAGCTGTCAAGCGTTTCTCCAGAGACGACATCAAAAGCAAAGATGATTTCTTGGCTGAGCTCACCATTATTCACCGCCTTCGCCATAAACATCTCGTCCGCTTAGTTG GGTGGTGCTATGCCAAAGGAAAGTTACTCCTCTTGTACGACTTCATGCCAAATGGTAGCCTTGATGAACAGCTATACGAGGGTTCCAACCAGAACACTTTGAATTGGGAATGCCGATCCAGGATACTAGCCGGTGTGGCGTCAGCATTGCATTATCTGCACAACGAGTATGATCAGAAAGTGGTGCATCGTGACCTCAAAGCCAGCAACATTTTGCTAGACTCCGACTACAACGCTCGCCTGGGTGATTTTGGGCTTGCCCGAGCCTTGGATAATGGCCGGAATTCCTACGCAGAACTAGGATTAGCTGGAGTCGCAGGCACCTTGGGCTATGTTGCTCCAGAGTGCTTCCACACAGGGAAAGCCACGCCTGAATCTGATGTGTTTGGTTTTGGGATAGTGGTGCTTGAGGTCGTGTGTGGCAGAAGTCCTCGGATCCAAATCAATTACAACCACCATCTCTATTCCTTGGTCGATTGGGTTTGGACGTTACACCGCGAGGGCAGCATTCTTGAAGCTGTAGATGAGAGGCTTGGCAAAGACTATGTGGTTGATGAAGCTAAGAGGTTTTTACTTCTTGGGCTCGCATGCACACATCCCATTGCCAGTGAGAGGCCTCAAACGCAGGCCATATTCCAGATCATAGCCGGTACCATGCTCACTCCCCATGTACCTCCATTCAAACCTGCCTTCACATGGCCTTCCATGGGACCTTCCTTGAGCATCACTGAGA GACGTAACACCCAGAGGGCTTGA